In Marivivens aquimaris, one genomic interval encodes:
- a CDS encoding heavy-metal-associated domain-containing protein, with product MKFLVSDMTCNHCKATIENAIHNLDGNAKVSVDLASKTVDVETTRGQQHILNTLVGAGFEARVV from the coding sequence ATGAAATTCCTCGTCAGCGATATGACGTGCAACCACTGCAAAGCGACAATCGAAAACGCGATTCATAACCTTGACGGCAATGCCAAGGTTTCAGTCGACCTTGCTTCAAAGACAGTCGACGTCGAAACCACCCGTGGTCAACAGCACATTCTGAACACTCTGGTAGGCGCCGGTTTCGAAGCCCGCGTGGTTTAA
- a CDS encoding magnesium transporter CorA family protein: MLNAYITRNNRLVALGPDDDLGSAMWIDLFSGTPEQIAQVEALGISVPTLAEMEEIEISNRLYREGEVDVMTVVLPGLSEGSTPVASPVTFILTPQQLVTVRHRISRPFETYPQRPERTAVGCATHERIFLGLIEEIVGRLADLLEGIGISVDDMSANIYRNPEAPDSDELLEVLRQVGRQGDLLGRIRLGLTTCERMLSYYVQNLTTREDTKALKHAANAQTRDIQALAVHADFLGSRIGLTTDATLGMVNLAQNATVRIISVVAALFTPPTLIASIYGMNFANMPELQVPWAYPVALAAMLTSAVATWAYFRWRGWL; the protein is encoded by the coding sequence ATGCTGAACGCCTATATCACCCGAAACAACCGTCTCGTGGCGCTTGGGCCTGATGACGATCTGGGGTCGGCGATGTGGATCGATCTGTTCAGCGGAACGCCCGAACAGATCGCACAGGTCGAGGCGCTGGGCATCTCTGTTCCGACGCTGGCCGAGATGGAAGAAATTGAGATCTCGAACCGCCTCTACCGTGAGGGCGAAGTCGACGTGATGACGGTGGTACTGCCCGGTCTGTCTGAAGGCAGCACGCCCGTCGCCAGCCCCGTGACGTTTATCCTGACCCCGCAGCAACTGGTCACTGTCCGGCACCGCATCTCGCGTCCGTTCGAGACCTACCCGCAGCGCCCCGAACGGACGGCGGTCGGATGCGCGACGCACGAGCGGATATTCCTCGGCCTGATTGAAGAAATCGTTGGGCGACTGGCTGACCTCCTCGAAGGGATTGGCATCAGCGTCGATGACATGTCGGCGAATATCTACCGTAATCCGGAGGCGCCGGACTCTGACGAACTGCTCGAAGTACTGCGCCAAGTCGGGCGGCAGGGCGACCTTCTGGGGCGTATCAGGCTCGGTCTGACGACCTGCGAACGGATGCTTAGCTACTACGTCCAGAACCTCACGACGCGCGAGGACACGAAGGCGCTGAAACACGCCGCCAATGCCCAGACGCGCGATATTCAGGCGCTTGCCGTTCATGCGGATTTCTTGGGAAGCCGGATCGGACTAACCACGGATGCCACGCTCGGCATGGTCAATCTGGCGCAGAACGCGACGGTGCGGATCATCTCGGTGGTCGCGGCGCTCTTTACGCCGCCCACACTGATCGCTTCTATCTACGGGATGAACTTTGCCAACATGCCTGAACTTCAGGTGCCGTGGGCCTATCCCGTGGCCCTTGCCGCGATGCTGACGTCAGCGGTCGCGACATGGGCATATTTCCGGTGGCGCGGCTGGCTTTAA